A window of Pirellula sp. SH-Sr6A contains these coding sequences:
- a CDS encoding rhomboid family intramembrane serine protease, with the protein MRHLTDIDSKPQAEAFVAYLLTKGISTHVETESPRPGTSDPSWSIWIREEDRIPEADRELQYFLADPNHERYRSAIVEARAIVQKERDLQKQREKNVQKVKYTRPAGVGGKMPPLTLALIILCVVLGLVTEFGYVSDGNRLGAIAMKELKFVDYAKYVETRDPAYSLKQGEIWRVITPAFLHGGTLHLLLNMISLASLGRLTERVEGIGKYSIILLLSAIGAHLLQGLMPTQFWGTPNFVGISGVVLGLFGYLAVKSQLRPDCGFYFPPDGYVLTGMLLLAGFLSQGGLGMANMAHLGGLATGALLGLFWSR; encoded by the coding sequence ATGAGACATTTAACGGACATCGATTCGAAACCCCAAGCGGAGGCTTTTGTCGCTTATCTGCTCACCAAAGGAATATCGACCCACGTCGAGACCGAATCCCCGCGACCGGGAACGAGCGATCCCAGTTGGTCCATATGGATCCGAGAGGAAGACCGGATTCCCGAGGCGGATCGAGAGCTGCAATACTTTCTCGCGGACCCGAATCACGAGCGGTATCGCAGTGCGATAGTCGAGGCGAGGGCGATTGTTCAGAAGGAACGCGACTTACAAAAGCAACGCGAGAAAAACGTTCAAAAGGTCAAATACACGCGCCCGGCCGGTGTGGGAGGCAAGATGCCGCCTTTGACATTGGCTTTGATCATCCTGTGCGTTGTGTTGGGGTTGGTCACGGAGTTCGGGTACGTGAGCGATGGGAACCGACTCGGTGCGATAGCGATGAAGGAACTGAAGTTCGTCGATTACGCGAAATACGTCGAGACGCGCGATCCCGCCTACTCGCTGAAACAAGGGGAAATCTGGCGCGTCATCACTCCAGCTTTCTTGCACGGCGGAACACTGCACTTGCTGCTAAACATGATCTCGCTCGCATCCTTGGGGCGATTGACCGAACGTGTCGAAGGGATCGGAAAGTATTCGATCATTCTTCTTCTGTCCGCGATCGGCGCGCACTTGCTGCAGGGGTTGATGCCTACCCAGTTCTGGGGGACACCCAATTTCGTGGGCATCTCAGGAGTCGTTCTGGGGCTTTTCGGTTATTTGGCGGTGAAGTCTCAGTTGCGGCCCGATTGCGGTTTCTACTTTCCTCCCGATGGTTACGTGCTTACGGGGATGCTTTTGTTGGCAGGCTTCTTGAGTCAAGGCGGTTTAGGAATGGCGAATATGGCGCACCTAGGTGGGTTGGCGACCGGCGCACTTCTTGGACTTTTTTGGAGCCGCTAA
- a CDS encoding DUF2760 domain-containing protein encodes MRILLAFRAFFAVLLNKERAAAVQKLLLPAPAQPDRGQTPSGSKPTMEPERPLATPKKPAPIAPKSTRSEALTLLSTLQREARLIDLIQESLDQYSDAQIGAAARDVLRDSKKCLQQAFGIKPLLEQSEGEAVSIPDTPSPIRWRLLGSPKTNGRVVHPGWIATQCNLPTWSGNADDSLVLAAAEVET; translated from the coding sequence ATGCGAATCCTGCTCGCATTCCGCGCTTTCTTCGCCGTTCTCCTGAACAAGGAGCGAGCGGCTGCGGTACAAAAACTTCTTTTGCCCGCCCCGGCCCAGCCCGATCGGGGGCAAACCCCATCGGGATCGAAGCCAACGATGGAGCCGGAACGACCCCTTGCGACTCCGAAAAAGCCCGCGCCGATCGCCCCGAAATCCACACGAAGTGAAGCGCTGACGCTGCTCAGCACGCTCCAACGAGAGGCGAGACTGATCGATTTGATCCAAGAGTCCCTCGACCAATACAGCGATGCGCAAATCGGCGCCGCCGCGCGCGATGTCCTGCGAGACTCTAAAAAGTGCTTGCAACAGGCCTTCGGAATCAAACCCCTGCTCGAACAATCGGAGGGGGAAGCAGTCTCCATTCCCGATACCCCATCCCCCATTCGCTGGCGATTGCTCGGATCGCCCAAAACGAACGGCCGAGTCGTTCACCCCGGCTGGATCGCCACTCAATGCAATCTTCCGACTTGGTCGGGCAACGCCGACGACTCTTTGGTCCTCGCAGCGGCCGAAGTGGAAACTTGA